Proteins encoded together in one Lathyrus oleraceus cultivar Zhongwan6 chromosome 5, CAAS_Psat_ZW6_1.0, whole genome shotgun sequence window:
- the LOC127081635 gene encoding uncharacterized protein LOC127081635 has protein sequence MEEHAQEMDRVNNELADLRGNVGTIMELLQVINAKMDTQPTVVSEINTTAAVDPPVVSVENPFPYGLSQSFIHPPVVTSVQQTMPVAQSGQQAMPVIQNVQQTVPLVPEPPKVVPTFTQANVHTRVQPYLNEPVYEILDDNDEGYQPRDRLREEVVTIDKRLRKMEGDQIFGAAARDICLVSGLVIPPKFKTPNFDCYEGTTCPKSHLIMYYRRMAAHVENDKLMIRCFQDSLKGASSKWYLTLDQSRIKSFQDLPDAFIKHYKYNMDLAPDRRQLLSMTQKNSETFKEYAQRWREIASQVEPPLTDKELADWFVDTVRPEFYERMVGSVTTNFADIVVVGVKVELAMKSGKMSSGSSSMSSKDQAKKTSVNPQRKKEGKTHDVSSDRRRNRQYQYPP, from the coding sequence ATGGAAGAGCACGCTCAAGAGATGGACCGCGTTAACAACGAGCTAGCAGACCTTCGAGGGAATGTAGGAACAATTATGGAACTACTTCAGGTTATCAATGCAAAGATGGATACTCAGCCTACTGTGGTTTCTGAGATCAACACTACCGCTGCCGTAGATCCGCCAGTTGTTTCAGTTGAGAACCCGTTTCCTTATGGTCTTTCGCAGAGTTTCATACATCCGCCTGTTGTTACGTCAGTTCAACAAACTATGCCGGTTGCACAAAGTGGTCAACAAGCCATGCCGGTTATACAGAACGTTCAACAGACTGTGCCTTTGGTTCCCGAGCCTCCAAAGGTGGTCCCTACCTTCACACAAGCTAATGTCCATACTCGGGTGCAGCCTTATCTTAATGAGCCTGTTTATGAAATTCTGGATGATAATGATGAAGGGTACCAGCCGCGTGATAGGCTCCGTGAGGAGGTTGTTACTATTGATAAAAGATTAAGAAAGATGGAAGGAGACCAGATCTTTGGTGCTGCTGCTAGAGACATCTGTTTGGTTTCCGGTTTAGTTATTCCGCCAAAGTTCAAGACTCCGAACTTTGACTGCTATGAAGGGACTACATGTCCGAAAAGCCATTTGATAATGTATTACCGTAGGATGGCTGCCCACGTGGAAAATGACAAGTTGATGATCCGCTGTTTTCAAGACAGTCTGAAAGGTGCCTCGTCGAAGTGGTATTTAACATTGGACCAATCTCGCATCAAGTCTTTTCAAGATTTGCCTGACGCTTTCATTAAGCActataagtacaacatggactTGGCTCCTGACAGGAGACAACTTTTGAGTATGACGCAGAAAAATTCTGAAACctttaaggaatacgcccagcGATGGAGGGAAATTGCTTCCCAGGTTGAACCTCCACTGACTGATAAAGAATTAGCTGACTGGTTTGTTGACACCGTTCGTCCTGAGTTCTACGAAAGGATGGTGGGTAGTGTAACCACGAATTTCgctgatattgttgttgttggaGTAAAGGTTGAATTAGCTATGAAGAGTGGAAAGATGTCCAGTGGTTCTAGCAGTATGAGTTCGAAGGACCAAGCTAAGAAGACTTCCGTCAATCCTCAGAGAAAGAAGGAAGGAAAGACTCATGATGTGTCTTCAGATAGGAGAAGGAATAGGCAGTATCAATATCCGCCATAG
- the LOC127081634 gene encoding uncharacterized protein LOC127081634 gives MVEESDIMHGVIRSADMDEGVFGIAHSELIAKEDMQQLFEHEELGIAVIHTYIWYMYDTLMRGTELCNRFNFIAASRINTTFITKNPTSVMNELVDRFMVAGDNTTPSLYFLPFNSGNGGHWVLVAMDLSRLMVYYLDSLPGNWSKYPSMKKTVDA, from the exons atggtggaagagtcagaTATTATGCACGGCGTCATCCGTAGTGCAGATAtggatgaaggtgttttcggaattgctcattccgaattaattgcaaaggaggacatgcaacaactttttgaacacgaagaattgggcatcgctgtcattcatacatacatatg gtatatgtatgacacattgatgcggggaactgaattgtgtaaccgattcaattttattgctgcttcccgtatcaacacaacgtttataacgaaaaatccaacatccgtaatgaatgaactagtcgatagattcatggtggccggcgataatactacacccagtttgtattttttaccgtttaattctggcaacgg tggtcactgggtgttggttgctatggatctttcgagactaatggtgtattatctcgattcgttaccgggtaattggagtaaatatccgagtatgaagaagacggttgacgcgtaa
- the LOC127081637 gene encoding uncharacterized protein LOC127081637 — protein sequence MDYNKRNTLKYSFKNFKLDDLRKLRALVEDQEGFKDKYGRLLSLLRIQVKDGLLSTLLQFYDPDYHCFTFPDYQLLPTLEEYSQLVGLPIMDKSPFPFLEKDPKEEDIAKAICLKVSDIKGNMIAKGGTVGLPTHFLIKKAQYYADHLSMPTFETILALLIYGMLLFPSFEGFVDINAIKIFMKNNPVPTLLGNTYHSIHLRNFHGGGMITCCVPLLYKWFISHLPKSFLSLNKGFWSPRIMALTHSDIVWYNRVYDGILIIDSCGDFANVPLLGFNGGINYNPVLARRQLGYPLKEPPKSVHMEKIFFKGDKELQDQIVSAWRHLHKKGKESLGKPNCVSMEPYLRWVRERAIKLKMPYPRQDPLPPRREPVLVFMSEAEKLEIALKRAQHEAETWKNKYQVIVSENEELQKQLQTKNEEVLSYKKRRIYEDLFSSDSPPTR from the coding sequence ATGGATTACAATAAGAGAAACACCTTGAAATACTCTTTTAAGAATTTTAAGTTGGATGACCTAAGGAAGCTAAGAGCTTTGGTTGAAGATCAAGAGGGGTTCAAGGACAAGTACGGAAGGCTATTATCCTTATTGAGAATCCAAGTGAAGGATGGGCTTCTTTCTACGTTactacagttctatgatccggatTACCATTGTTTCACGTTCCCAGATTATCAGCTATTACCTACCTTAGAAGAGTACTCTCAGTTGGTGGGGTTACCTATTATGGATAAGTCTCCGTTCCCTTTCTTAGAGAAGGACCCTAAAGAGGAAGACATTGCTAAAGCCATATGCTTAAAGGTGTCCGACATCAAAGGCAACATGATCGCCAAAGGCGGAACTGTAGGGTTACCTACGCATTTCTTAATCAAGAAAGCCCAATATTATGCCGATCATTTAAGCATGCCTACCTTTGAAACAATCCTTGCTTTGCTTATTTATGGAATGCTACTCTTCCCAAGTTTTGAAGGATTCGTTGACATTAACGCCATCAAAATATTCATGAAGAACAATCCAGTACCAACGTTATTGGGTAACACTTATCATTCCATACATCTCCGGAATTTTCATGGTGGAGGAATGATCACCTGTTGTGTGCCTTTattatacaagtggtttatttcgcacttgcccAAGTCTTTTTTGAGTCTTAACAAGGGATTTTGGTCACCAAGGATCATGGCGCTGACACACTCGGACATCGTTTGGTataatcgtgtgtatgatggaATACTAATTATTGACAGCTGTGGAGACTTTGCCAACGTACCTTTACTTGGTTTTAAtggaggaatcaactacaatccagTCCTAGCTCGCCGACAGTTAGGGTATCCCTTGAAAGAACCGCCTAAAAGTGTTCATATGGAGAAAATCTTCTTTAAGGGTGACAAGGAACTTCAAGATCAGATTGTATCCGCTTGGCGTCATTTGCACAAGAAGGGCAAAGAAAGTTTGGGAAAGCCGAATTGTGTGTCCATGGAACCTTATCTTCGTTGGGTCCGGGAAAGAGCCATCAAGCTGAAGATGCCTTATCCTCGCCAAGATCCTTTACCTCCGAGAAGAGAACCTGTTTTAGTATTCATGTCCGAAGCTGAAAAGTTGGAAATCGCTTTGAAGAGAGCACAACATGAGGCAGAAACGTGGAAAAATAAATATCAGGTTATCGTCAGTGAGAATGAAGAGCTACAAAAGCAGCTGCAGACGAAGAATGAAGAAGTGCTTTCCTACAAAAAGAGAAGAATCTACGAGGATTTATTTTCCTCCGACTCTCCGCCTACTCGTTGA